The following DNA comes from Calditrichota bacterium.
TAGGCGAGCTGCCGCGCCTGAGCATTCTTCCGATCGAGGACGTTCTGTTTCACGAGGAGCCGGATGAGGAACGTGCGACGCTGCTCACCGCAAAACTCGAAAAGGAGGGGGTGCTCAGGAACCCGCCCATTGTTGCGGATGTCAATGGTGCCCGGCGACGCATCCTCCTCGATGGCGCCAATCGCCTCACGGCCCTACGCACCCTGGGCTTCCGGCACGTGCTCGTGCAGGAGATCGACCTTTTTGATCCTGGCTTAGTGATTTCCCAGTGGCACCACGCTGTAGAGCGCCTGGACAGATCCTATTTCCAGCAGAGACTGGCGGAGATTGAGGGCCTCATGGTGAACGAGGAGCCTGTCCCGGAAGCTGATGCTATCGCCCGCCTGCAGTTTCCCGACCGCTCCCACTTGCACCTCTGCGCCGACGGGGACATATTCCACCTTGTGCGCCTGCTTGCCCAGGTGACCAGCCTGTATCACGGCTCGGCGTACATGGACCGGGTGAGTTACACGAACCTTGAGCACCTGCAGCGCAACTATGCCGAGTTCAGCGCTCTGGTCTCCTTCCGAACCTTCAGCAAAGACGAAATTGTCGAGCTCACGACGAACAACGTGAAGGTGCCAAGCGGCATCACCCGCGTGTTGGTGCCCAAGCGCGCGCTATTCTTCAATCTTCCCCTGGAGGTTTTGGCAAGAGGCAGCAGCGCTGCGGAACTGAATGAATGGCTGCAACGGCACTTGGCAGAGAAGATCAGAAGCAAATCTATCCGCTTCTACCAGGAACCGACCTTTATCTTCGACGAGTAGCTGGCCCTGGGCGTGCCCAGGAAGGAACTGAACGAAAAGGTGAGGAGTGCGCAATGGACAGAGTCAAGTACCAGCTGGATGAGAAGGAGGTGCCGCGGCAATGGTACAACATCCAGGCGGATCTCCCAGAGCCGCTGCCGCCGGTGCTTCATCCGGCCACGGGCAAGCCAGTAGGTCCGGATGACCTGGCACCGCTCTTCCCGATGGCGCTCATCATGCAGGAGGTGAGCAGGGAGCGCTGGATCGACATTCCCGATGAAGTGCGGGAGGTATACGCACTCTGGCGCCCTACGCCGCTGTACAGGGCCAGACGACTGGAGAAGGCGCTGGATACACCGGCGCGCATCTTCTACAAGTACGAGGGGGTCAGCCCGGCGGGCAGCCACAAGCCCAACACCGCAGTCGCACAGGCCTACTACAATGCCAAGGAAGGCATCAAGCGGATCACCACCGAGACGGGGGCTGGACAGTGGGGGAGCGCGTTGGCGCTGGGTGGCATGTTGTTCGGAGTGGAGGTGAAAATCTACATGGTGGCGATTAGCTATCGTCAGAAGCCCTATCGCCGCATCCTCATGGAGACATGGGGCGCCACCTGCATCCCCAGTCCCAGCAATGAGACCAAGGCCGGCCGAGCGGTGTTGGCCCGTGATCCGGACAGCCCTGGCAGTCTCGGCATCGCCATCAGCGAGGCGGTGGAGGAGGCTGTGACCCGCGACGACACCCACTATTCCTTGGGCAGCGTGCTCAACCACGTGTTGCTGCACCAGACCGTCATCGGCTTGGAAGCAAAACGGCAGATGGAGCTGGCTGGCTATTATCCCGACGTCATCGTCGGCTGCATCGGCGGGGGCTCCAACGCTGCTGGGCTGTACCTGCCTTTCTTGAAGGACAAAATCGACGGGACGCAGCCCCACCTCCGCGTCATCAACGTGGAGCCGGCCAGTTGCCCGACGGTCACGAAGGGGCTGTACGCTTACGACTTTGGCGACAGTGCGGGGCTGACTCCCCTGTTGAAGATGTACACCTTGGGTCACGACTTTGTACCACCGCCGGTGCACGCGGGCGGTCTGCGCTACCACGGCATGGCGCCGATTATCTGCCACCTGCATCGTTTAGGGCTCGTAGAGGCGCGGGCGGTCAATCAGGTGGAGACCTTCCAGGCAGGAGTGACCTTTGCCCGCCATGAGGGTATCATTCCGGCCCCGGAGAGCAACCACGCCATCCGGGTGGTTATCGACGAGGCACTCCGGTGCAAGGAGGAAGGGAAGGCGCGCACCATCCTTTTCAACCTCAGCGGCCATGGCCACTTTGACATGGCGGCC
Coding sequences within:
- a CDS encoding TrpB-like pyridoxal phosphate-dependent enzyme, which gives rise to MDRVKYQLDEKEVPRQWYNIQADLPEPLPPVLHPATGKPVGPDDLAPLFPMALIMQEVSRERWIDIPDEVREVYALWRPTPLYRARRLEKALDTPARIFYKYEGVSPAGSHKPNTAVAQAYYNAKEGIKRITTETGAGQWGSALALGGMLFGVEVKIYMVAISYRQKPYRRILMETWGATCIPSPSNETKAGRAVLARDPDSPGSLGIAISEAVEEAVTRDDTHYSLGSVLNHVLLHQTVIGLEAKRQMELAGYYPDVIVGCIGGGSNAAGLYLPFLKDKIDGTQPHLRVINVEPASCPTVTKGLYAYDFGDSAGLTPLLKMYTLGHDFVPPPVHAGGLRYHGMAPIICHLHRLGLVEARAVNQVETFQAGVTFARHEGIIPAPESNHAIRVVIDEALRCKEEGKARTILFNLSGHGHFDMAAYESFLSGKLQDFEYPEEKVAEALKRLPVVS